The region CGCCACGGGCCATCCAGAAGATTTTCAGCCGCACGGGCACGACATTCTCCCGCTATGTGCTGGAACGGCGGCTCTTCCTGGCCAAGACAATGATCCTAGCCGACACTGCTGCAACGCCAATCAGCCAGATCGTCTACAGCGTCGGCTTCAACGACTTGTCCTATTTCAACCGGACATTCCGCAGCCGTTATGGCATTCGCCCCACGGATTTGCGGCGCATGACGGGGCAAAACGAAGAGGCGTGAGGGCCGCGTTAAGCAACACGCGCCCGGCCGAGCCGTTGGAGAAACCAGACGGACAGGGCCATGCCAGCAAACGAGATCATGGTTGCCGTTGAAAACAGCGCGGGATAGCCCAGCTTGTCGGCAACGATACCGGCCAGGGATGCGCCCGCCATATAGACGATGAGTTCCGCACAGGTGAGGATTGTAAAATCCGTGCCGGGCTGATCATGAGATGAGGATTTCATGAAGAAGGAATAAATGGCGACGAGTTCCATGTAGCGGATTAGTGTCTGAAACGCCGAGGCCGACAGGGCCACCCAGATGCCAGGCAGAATGCCTGCCGCGTTCAAAGTGAATGTGAGGAAGCAGATGCTTCTGAGGCCACCCAAGAGAATGAGTGTTGCCGTTAACCCCGCCTTGCGGATGAGAAATGCGGCAATCGCCACGCCAATCAGGCCAGCGGTTGCGGCAGCGCCGCCGGAGAGGTAACCGATCCAATCCGTCGGCACCTTGATATCGACCAGATAGGTGCCTTCCATGCCACGCACGAGACCTTCGCTGGCCCGATATGTCAGCGCGAAACCGAGGAGCAGCCAAGCGTTCGGGCGACGAAAAAAGCCAAGCAGGCTAGCAGGCTTTTCGCTTTTTGTCGCAGTCGATGCTTCCGGCTGCATGGCCACGGCGGCGGCAAGCGGAAGCAAAGACAAGGCCGCGACAAGCAGGGTCATGGTCTGCCATCCGGAAAGATGGAACACGACCAGAGCCGCCGTTCCACCGATGATAACGCCCAGCGCTACTGCGCCTGCCTGCACGGCATTGCCCATGGACCGCGTTCTGTCCGTCAATTGCCGCACAGCATAGCCATCTGTCGCAATGTCCTGAATGGAGGAAATTACGGTGATGGAAATGCAGATGGCAAAGAGAACCGAGACGTTACTTGGATCCACCAGAGCCATTGATGCAATACCGGCGCTAACGAGAAGCTGAGTGGGCACAACCCATCCTCGACGATGCCCGATCTTTGGCCAGGGTGACCAACGGTCCACCAATGGTGCTACGAGAAACTTCAGGATCAAGGGCAGCATCAGCAGAGAAAACAACCCGATAGCGGTGCGCGAGGCACCGCTTTCCCGCATGATCGGCGGCAGCGCAACCAACAACAGATAGGTCGGGATGCCCTGAGCGAGATAAAGGCCACCCAACACGCCCATCAACCGGCCCTCGAATGGCTTCGCCAAAACAGCACTGTCAGAAATCGTCTCGTTGATGTTGGCCATGCAAGAACCGAATTGTTTGGCCGGGGATCGCAACAGACCTTGAAGGTTTTGCGTCAAACGCCATCGCGCACCGGTGAATTAAACAGGAGTAATATTATCATGTTTAATTCCATACAATCCGTAAAGCTTGGATGTGAGCGAACCCGGTTAAGACAATAACGAACCGTGATTGCCGGTAAGGATTTTTCTGCGGCAATCGACTTGGATGTAGAGATAAATGGTATAAATGACATAACCTTAT is a window of Agrobacterium vaccinii DNA encoding:
- a CDS encoding RhtX/FptX family siderophore transporter, producing the protein MANINETISDSAVLAKPFEGRLMGVLGGLYLAQGIPTYLLLVALPPIMRESGASRTAIGLFSLLMLPLILKFLVAPLVDRWSPWPKIGHRRGWVVPTQLLVSAGIASMALVDPSNVSVLFAICISITVISSIQDIATDGYAVRQLTDRTRSMGNAVQAGAVALGVIIGGTAALVVFHLSGWQTMTLLVAALSLLPLAAAVAMQPEASTATKSEKPASLLGFFRRPNAWLLLGFALTYRASEGLVRGMEGTYLVDIKVPTDWIGYLSGGAAATAGLIGVAIAAFLIRKAGLTATLILLGGLRSICFLTFTLNAAGILPGIWVALSASAFQTLIRYMELVAIYSFFMKSSSHDQPGTDFTILTCAELIVYMAGASLAGIVADKLGYPALFSTATMISFAGMALSVWFLQRLGRARVA